A single Pristis pectinata isolate sPriPec2 chromosome 6, sPriPec2.1.pri, whole genome shotgun sequence DNA region contains:
- the LOC127571649 gene encoding zinc finger protein 639-like, producing the protein MSESGKRKRRKSLNPSRYSGFDSTVEDEGESSPEHCTNSSDSQDLYMTVRPINTVLKGTNKRQCGIENWSLFNDQDGKFNTYHSEQNISLSNKHQDDTTESSVSDGSERRDKSPCMGILYQHKWPLRKPSCDGLYSCDHCEFNSKYPLELKQHVILRHTDTLSNICPVCKREFLTYSLLHKHLQAHETEEPSACQLCSHSAENPRELELHVADAHIGEYLYWCEQCNIHFCSTSELHLHLQQHDGDEEYLCQFCEYGTGDAAELHGHVLAEHAYSLMEMNDTSEDGLHGAAGFLSKVCFDRDRNFFICQSCGYRSRLYANVNRHVAIEHARFFPYVCDDCGKGFCNTAEYDKHLNLHTSQEIYLCQYCDYSTEQIANLQAHIDVGHTAALPYKCEMCMLRFASNSELMWHLAKHKQNNELQLYQVYD; encoded by the exons ATGAGCGAGAGTggcaagaggaagaggaggaagagtttAAACCCCTCGCGTTATTCAG GGTTTGACTCCACAGTTGAAGATGAAGGGGAAAGCAGTCCCGAACACTGTACAAATTCAAGTGATTCACAAG ACCTTTATATGACAGTGAGACCAATAAACACTGTTTTGAAAGGAACTAACAAGAGGCAGTGCGGGATTGAAAACTGGAGCCTTTTTAATGACCAAGATGGAAAATTCAACACTTACCACTCTGAACAGaatatttctctctccaataAGCACCAGGATGATACAACAGAAAGTTCAGTTAGTGATGGTTCTGAGAGACGGGACAAATCTCCTTGCATGGGAATTCTTTACCAACACAAGTGGCCTCTGCGAAAACCATCCTGTGACGGACTCTACAGCTGTGATCACTGTGAATTCAACAGCAAGTACCCGCTGGAGCTGAAGCAGCATGTTATTCTCAGGCACACAGACACTCTGTCCAACATCTGCCCAGTCTGCAAGCGTGAATTCCTAACATACAGTCTGCTCCATAAGCACTTGCAGGCCCACGAAACAGAGGAGCCAAGTGCTTGTCAGCTATGCAGCCACAGTGCTGAAAACCCAAGGGAGCTTGAGTTACATGTAGCAGATGCCCACATTGGTGAGTATCTGTACTGGTGTGAGCAGTGCAACATTCACTTTTGCAGTACCAGCGAGCTCCACCTGCACCTGCAGCAACATGATGGTGATGAGGAGTACCTCTGTCAGTTCTGCGAGTATGGCACGGGTGATGCTGCTGAGCTGCATGGCCATGTCCTTGCTGAACATGCGTACAGCCTCATGGAGATGAATGACACCTCTGAAGATGGACTTCACGGAGCAGCTGGTTTCCTGAGTAAAGTGTGCTTTGACCGGGACCGAAATTTCTTTATATGTCAGTCCTGTGGCTACAGGAGCCGGCTGTACGCCAATGTCAACAGGCATGTAGCGATTGAACATGCTCGGTTCTTTCCATACGTGTGTGATGATTGTGGGAAGGGGTTTTGCAACACAGCCGAATATGACAAACACTTGAACTTGCACACATCTCAGGAGATCTATTTGTGTCAGTACTGTGATTACTCTACTGAGCAAATCGCAAACCTCCAAGCGCACATAGATGTGGGCCACACTGCTGCTCTACCGTACAAATGTGAGATGTGCATGTTGAGATTTGCAAGCAACAGTGAGCTCATGTGGCATCTTGCTAAACACAAACAGAACAATGAACTGCAATTGTATCAGGTTTATGActaa
- the LOC127571653 gene encoding uncharacterized protein LOC127571653: MGAMTFAEMLCQLIKFSDHLTELHLDGNCLGELCGKEILDALKERKEAKLQDLNIEVSAQMNADTFSNILKNAKKRKKTKRKKKKKK, from the exons ATGGGTGCAATGACATTTGCTGAAATGTTGTGCCA attgaTAAAGTTTTCAGATCATTTGACGGAACTGCATTTAGATGGTAACTGCTTAGGTGAGCTGTGTGGAAAAGAGATACTCGATGCcttaaaggaaaggaaagaag caAAACTCCAGGATTTAAACATTGAAGTGTCAGCCCAAATGAATGCAGATACTTTtagcaacattttgaaaaatgccAAAAAGCGCAAGAAAACCAAAAGGAAGAAGAAG AAAAAGAAGTGA